A region of Micromonospora chokoriensis DNA encodes the following proteins:
- a CDS encoding ferredoxin, producing the protein MAEVATDQLQVWVDQDLCTGDGLCVQYAPEVFEFDIDGLAYVKRADGELLLAPGSRVDVPAHLRLEVIDSAKECPGDCIHVVRGDGVEVAGPDAEDD; encoded by the coding sequence GTGGCCGAGGTCGCGACCGATCAGCTGCAGGTCTGGGTGGACCAGGATCTCTGCACAGGCGACGGTCTCTGCGTGCAGTACGCGCCGGAGGTCTTCGAGTTCGACATCGACGGCCTGGCGTACGTCAAGCGCGCCGACGGTGAACTGCTGTTGGCGCCGGGCAGCCGGGTCGACGTGCCCGCCCACCTGCGGCTCGAAGTGATCGACTCCGCGAAGGAATGCCCGGGCGACTGCATCCACGTGGTGCGCGGCGACGGTGTCGAGGTCGCCGGCCCGGACGCCGAGGACGACTGA